From the genome of Mycetocola spongiae, one region includes:
- the rpmD gene encoding 50S ribosomal protein L30 has product MAKLKITQIKSKISEKQYQRDTLRSLGLRRIGAVTVREDNSQNRGYVKTVAHLVKVEEVD; this is encoded by the coding sequence ATGGCCAAGCTGAAGATCACGCAGATCAAGTCCAAAATTAGTGAGAAGCAGTACCAGCGCGACACGCTTCGCTCGCTGGGTCTTCGCCGCATCGGTGCCGTGACTGTCCGTGAGGACAACTCGCAGAACCGCGGTTATGTGAAGACTGTTGCTCACCTTGTGAAGGTTGAGGAGGTCGACTAA
- the rplE gene encoding 50S ribosomal protein L5 — MTDTAAPAGKIQPRLKQKYRSEIVPALKEEFAFGNIHQVPGIVKVVVNTGVGEAARDSKVIEGAIADLIKITGQKPQVTLARKSIAQFKLREGQAIGAHVTMRGDRAWEFLDRLINLALPRIRDFRGLSDQQFDGHGNYTFGLTEQSVFHEIDQDKIDRVRGFDITVVTTAKNDAEGRALLKALGFPFKAAK; from the coding sequence ATGACTGACACTGCCGCGCCGGCTGGCAAGATCCAGCCTCGCCTGAAGCAGAAGTACCGGAGCGAGATCGTTCCGGCGCTGAAGGAAGAGTTTGCCTTCGGTAACATCCACCAGGTTCCGGGAATCGTAAAGGTTGTCGTGAACACCGGTGTTGGTGAGGCCGCTCGCGACTCCAAGGTGATCGAGGGCGCAATTGCCGACCTCATCAAGATCACCGGCCAGAAGCCTCAGGTAACCCTCGCCCGCAAGTCCATCGCACAGTTCAAGCTGCGCGAAGGTCAGGCAATCGGCGCCCACGTCACCATGCGTGGAGACCGTGCCTGGGAGTTCCTGGACCGCCTGATCAACCTCGCCCTGCCCCGCATCCGCGACTTCCGCGGACTCAGCGACCAGCAGTTCGATGGTCACGGAAACTACACGTTCGGTCTGACCGAGCAGAGCGTTTTCCACGAGATCGACCAGGACAAGATTGACCGCGTGCGTGGTTTCGACATCACCGTCGTCACCACCGCCAAGAACGACGCGGAGGGTCGTGCGCTGCTCAAGGCGCTCGGCTTCCCGTTCAAGGCCGCTAAGTAA
- the rpsQ gene encoding 30S ribosomal protein S17, whose protein sequence is MATAKETAAAADVTETARGYRKTRRGYVVSNKMDKTIVIEVEDRVKHALYGKIIRRTSKIKAHDEENSAGIGDHVLISETRPLSATKHWRLVEILEKAK, encoded by the coding sequence ATGGCTACCGCTAAAGAAACCGCGGCCGCAGCCGACGTCACGGAGACCGCTCGCGGTTACCGTAAGACCCGTCGTGGCTACGTTGTCAGCAACAAGATGGACAAGACCATCGTCATCGAGGTTGAGGACCGCGTAAAGCACGCCCTCTACGGCAAGATCATCCGCCGTACCTCGAAGATCAAGGCTCACGATGAGGAGAACAGCGCCGGTATCGGTGACCACGTTCTCATCAGCGAGACCCGGCCGCTGAGTGCTACCAAGCACTGGCGCCTGGTTGAGATCCTCGAGAAGGCTAAGTAG
- the infA gene encoding translation initiation factor IF-1, giving the protein MAKKDGVIEIEGQVVEALPNAMFRVELTNGHKVLATISGKMRQHYIRILPEDRVIVELSPYDLTRGRIVYRYK; this is encoded by the coding sequence ATGGCCAAGAAAGACGGCGTCATCGAGATCGAGGGCCAGGTAGTTGAGGCACTTCCCAACGCGATGTTTCGCGTGGAACTGACCAACGGACACAAGGTTCTCGCTACGATCAGCGGCAAAATGCGTCAGCACTACATTCGAATTCTTCCCGAGGACCGGGTCATCGTGGAGCTGAGCCCCTACGACCTCACCCGCGGTCGCATCGTCTACCGCTATAAGTAG
- the rplF gene encoding 50S ribosomal protein L6 produces MSRIGRLPIQIPAGVTVTIDGQAVAVKGPKGELSLVVANPIEVAIEENQVLVTRPNDERDSRSLHGLSRTLINNQIIGVTEGYTKGLEVVGTGYRVALKGANLEFALGFSHPVVVTPPAGISFTVEGNNKITIAGIDKQAVGEVAANIRKIRKPEPYKGKGVRYAGEIVRRKAGKAGK; encoded by the coding sequence ATGTCGCGTATTGGAAGACTTCCCATTCAGATTCCCGCCGGAGTCACCGTAACCATCGACGGCCAGGCCGTTGCGGTTAAGGGACCCAAGGGTGAGCTGAGCCTCGTCGTTGCCAACCCCATTGAGGTTGCCATCGAGGAGAACCAGGTACTGGTTACCCGTCCCAACGACGAGCGCGATTCGCGTTCGCTGCACGGACTGAGCCGTACCCTGATCAACAACCAGATCATCGGTGTGACCGAGGGTTATACCAAGGGCCTTGAGGTCGTTGGTACCGGTTACCGTGTTGCTCTCAAGGGCGCAAACCTCGAGTTCGCCCTCGGTTTCTCACACCCCGTCGTAGTGACCCCTCCCGCCGGCATTAGCTTCACCGTCGAGGGAAATAACAAGATCACCATCGCCGGTATCGACAAGCAGGCCGTCGGTGAGGTTGCCGCCAACATTCGCAAGATTCGCAAGCCTGAGCCCTATAAGGGCAAGGGTGTGCGTTACGCCGGCGAGATCGTTCGTCGCAAGGCCGGAAAGGCTGGTAAGTAA
- the rpsE gene encoding 30S ribosomal protein S5: protein MTEASKEQTVATEEAVVEKPVETAAGTDQSGRGNGRDNNRRGGQGGRERGQGRDRNSRDADKSQFLERVVTINRVSKVVKGGRRFSFTALVVVGDGNGLVGVGYGKAKEVPLAISKGVEEAKKNFFRVPRVGSSIPHPVQGEAAAGVVLLRPAAAGTGVIAGGPVRAVLECAGIHDVLSKSLGSSNTINIVHATVTALKQLEEPRAVAARRGKSYDEIAPAKLLQVEARAAAAAAAAKVGA from the coding sequence GTGACCGAGGCAAGCAAGGAGCAGACCGTGGCTACTGAAGAAGCCGTCGTCGAGAAGCCGGTTGAGACCGCTGCCGGTACCGACCAGTCCGGTCGTGGCAATGGCCGCGATAACAACCGCCGTGGCGGTCAGGGTGGTCGCGAGCGCGGCCAGGGCCGTGACCGTAACAGCCGTGATGCCGATAAGAGCCAGTTCCTGGAGCGCGTCGTCACCATCAACCGTGTATCCAAGGTCGTCAAGGGTGGTCGTCGCTTTAGCTTCACCGCACTCGTCGTTGTTGGTGACGGTAACGGCCTGGTAGGCGTTGGCTACGGAAAGGCGAAGGAAGTTCCCCTCGCCATTTCGAAGGGTGTTGAGGAAGCGAAGAAGAACTTCTTCCGCGTTCCCCGCGTCGGTTCGTCCATCCCCCACCCCGTACAGGGTGAGGCCGCAGCCGGTGTAGTCCTGCTGCGTCCGGCCGCTGCCGGTACCGGTGTAATCGCCGGTGGTCCGGTGCGCGCCGTCCTCGAGTGTGCAGGTATCCACGACGTCCTCTCGAAGTCGCTCGGTTCCTCGAACACCATCAACATCGTTCACGCGACCGTGACCGCGCTTAAGCAGCTGGAAGAGCCTCGTGCCGTAGCTGCTCGTCGTGGCAAGTCGTATGACGAGATCGCTCCGGCCAAGCTGCTCCAGGTTGAGGCTCGCGCCGCAGCCGCAGCGGCCGCCGCAAAGGTAGGTGCCTAA
- the rplX gene encoding 50S ribosomal protein L24, whose translation MAKIKKGDLVQVITGATQARGGDRGKQGKVISINNETNRVLVEGVNYVTKHIRQGQTQRGSKTGGIETHEAPIHISNVAVVDPETKKPTRVGHRNEEVVKDGVTKTVRVRYAKKSGKDL comes from the coding sequence ATGGCGAAAATCAAGAAGGGTGACCTGGTTCAGGTCATCACGGGTGCAACCCAGGCACGTGGCGGCGACCGCGGCAAGCAGGGCAAGGTTATCTCGATCAACAACGAGACCAACCGCGTTCTGGTTGAGGGCGTCAACTATGTGACCAAGCACATCCGTCAGGGCCAGACCCAGCGCGGTTCGAAGACCGGTGGAATCGAGACTCACGAGGCTCCCATCCACATCTCGAACGTCGCCGTGGTTGACCCCGAGACCAAGAAGCCGACCCGTGTCGGTCACCGCAACGAAGAGGTAGTGAAGGACGGCGTCACCAAGACGGTCCGCGTTCGCTACGCAAAGAAGTCTGGTAAGGACCTGTAA
- the secY gene encoding preprotein translocase subunit SecY, which produces MFSAVARIFRTPDLRRKIGFTLGIIAIYRLGSFVPAPFVDFKNVQACLAQGQGGTSGAYELINLFSGGALLQLSIFALGIMPYITASIITQLLRVVIPHFETLHKEGQTGQAKLTQYTRYLTIFLGVLQSTTLITVARTGALFGTNTSAECTQLLTTDTWYAVLLMVITMTAGTGLIMWMGELITERGIGNGMSLLIFTSISATFPAAMGAIWSAKGAEIFFMVIAVGIVIMALVVFVEQSQRRIPVQYAKRMVGRRTYGGNNTYIPIKVNMAGVVPVIFASSLLYLPALIAQFNQPAAGQEQAAWVTWINDYLTKGDHPLYMLMYFLLIVGFTYFYVAITFNPEEVADNMKRYGGFIPGIRAGRPTAEYLDYVLTRVTLPGSVYLGLIALIPLIALGLVGANQNFPFGGASILIIVGVGLETVKQIDSQLQQRHYEGLLR; this is translated from the coding sequence TTGTTTAGTGCCGTAGCGCGGATATTCCGCACCCCCGATCTTCGACGCAAGATCGGATTCACGCTCGGAATCATTGCGATTTACCGGCTGGGTTCTTTTGTCCCGGCGCCGTTTGTGGACTTCAAAAACGTGCAGGCGTGTCTGGCACAGGGCCAGGGGGGAACCTCCGGAGCCTATGAGCTCATCAACCTGTTCTCGGGTGGAGCCCTGCTTCAGCTGTCGATCTTTGCGCTGGGAATCATGCCGTATATTACGGCGTCGATCATCACCCAGCTGCTGCGCGTGGTCATCCCGCACTTCGAGACGCTGCACAAGGAGGGTCAGACCGGCCAGGCCAAGCTGACCCAGTACACCCGTTACCTCACCATCTTCCTCGGCGTGCTGCAGTCCACCACGCTGATCACCGTGGCCCGCACCGGCGCACTCTTCGGGACAAATACGTCCGCCGAGTGTACCCAGCTGCTGACCACTGACACCTGGTACGCGGTGCTCCTCATGGTCATCACGATGACCGCCGGTACCGGCCTCATCATGTGGATGGGTGAGCTCATCACCGAGCGCGGTATCGGTAACGGAATGTCGCTGCTGATCTTCACCTCGATCTCGGCCACCTTCCCCGCAGCCATGGGCGCCATCTGGTCCGCCAAGGGCGCGGAGATCTTCTTCATGGTTATCGCCGTGGGTATCGTCATCATGGCCCTCGTGGTCTTTGTTGAGCAGAGCCAGCGCCGCATCCCCGTGCAGTACGCCAAGCGCATGGTGGGTCGCCGCACCTATGGTGGCAATAACACCTACATCCCGATCAAGGTCAACATGGCCGGTGTGGTCCCCGTGATCTTCGCCTCCTCGCTGCTGTACCTGCCCGCCCTGATCGCCCAGTTCAACCAGCCCGCCGCCGGCCAGGAGCAGGCGGCCTGGGTCACCTGGATCAACGACTACCTGACCAAGGGCGATCACCCGCTGTACATGCTGATGTACTTCCTGCTGATCGTGGGCTTCACGTACTTCTACGTGGCAATTACCTTCAACCCCGAAGAGGTTGCCGATAACATGAAGCGCTACGGTGGCTTCATCCCCGGCATCCGTGCCGGCCGACCGACCGCCGAATACCTGGACTACGTGCTCACCCGCGTGACCCTCCCGGGTTCGGTTTACCTGGGTCTGATTGCGCTGATCCCCCTGATCGCGCTGGGCCTGGTGGGTGCAAACCAGAACTTCCCGTTCGGTGGCGCCTCGATTCTGATCATCGTCGGTGTTGGTCTTGAGACGGTCAAGCAGATCGACTCGCAGCTCCAGCAGCGTCACTACGAAGGGTTGCTCCGTTGA
- a CDS encoding cupin domain-containing protein, which yields MTPVVLNRPDTAESRGQIRFFFILSGRMTLTQAGRTVTLGPGDSAVTIGWQPYLAEILEPTMLIGAALGRDVLDSRGIVYPHAVRKLPAPSLLANGMTGFFMGLFEARLYPLSLEQTTRLTRVFDTFMVELHLGYVEESKDPDDRLAEQRDAILEFARARAEREAVSVASVAEHYNMSTRSLQRLFQNAPRSLRDELRLIQEATNE from the coding sequence TTGACCCCCGTTGTGCTGAACCGTCCCGATACCGCGGAATCCCGCGGGCAGATTCGGTTCTTTTTTATCCTCAGCGGTCGCATGACGCTGACCCAGGCCGGACGCACGGTCACGCTGGGACCCGGCGATAGCGCCGTCACCATCGGGTGGCAGCCCTATCTGGCGGAGATCCTCGAGCCGACCATGCTAATCGGTGCCGCGCTTGGCCGCGATGTGCTGGACTCCCGCGGCATCGTTTATCCGCATGCCGTCCGGAAGCTGCCCGCACCCTCGCTGCTGGCCAACGGCATGACCGGCTTTTTTATGGGTCTATTTGAGGCGCGCCTCTATCCGCTGAGCCTCGAACAGACCACGCGTCTCACGCGGGTATTTGACACCTTCATGGTGGAGCTGCATCTCGGCTATGTGGAGGAGTCCAAGGACCCCGATGATCGCCTCGCCGAGCAGCGCGATGCGATCCTCGAATTTGCGCGCGCCCGCGCCGAACGCGAGGCCGTGAGTGTGGCCAGCGTGGCCGAACACTACAACATGTCCACGCGCTCCCTGCAGCGCCTATTCCAAAACGCTCCGCGCAGCCTGCGTGATGAGCTTCGGCTGATTCAGGAGGCCACCAATGAGTGA
- the rpsH gene encoding 30S ribosomal protein S8, translated as MTMTDPVADLLTRLRNANSAHHDSVSMPSSKLKKNIATILEREGYIAGWKVEAARVGETLSLDLKYGPNRERSIVGIKRVSKPGLRVYAKSTEIPQVLGGLGVAILSTSSGLLTDRQAEKKGVGGEVLAYVW; from the coding sequence ATGACAATGACAGATCCGGTCGCAGACCTGCTGACCAGACTGCGCAACGCTAACTCGGCTCACCACGACTCCGTGTCCATGCCGAGCAGCAAGCTCAAGAAGAACATCGCGACCATCCTCGAGCGTGAGGGTTATATTGCCGGTTGGAAGGTGGAGGCTGCCCGCGTGGGTGAGACTCTGTCGCTCGACCTCAAGTACGGCCCCAACCGCGAGCGGTCCATCGTCGGAATCAAGCGCGTTTCGAAGCCGGGCCTGCGTGTATACGCAAAGTCCACCGAAATCCCCCAGGTTCTCGGCGGCCTCGGCGTCGCCATCCTGTCCACCTCCTCCGGTCTGCTGACTGACCGTCAGGCTGAGAAGAAGGGCGTAGGCGGAGAAGTTCTCGCCTACGTGTGGTAA
- the rpmC gene encoding 50S ribosomal protein L29, with protein MAIGSKELVSTELDTFENERLVTELAKAKEELFNLRFQSATGQLETHGRIRAVRRDIARIYTVIRERELGIRATPAPLEVAPKKAAAKKTKKTEAAEAEVVDTKEA; from the coding sequence ATGGCGATCGGTTCCAAGGAGCTCGTCTCGACCGAGCTCGATACATTCGAAAACGAACGCCTGGTTACGGAACTGGCTAAGGCGAAGGAAGAACTCTTCAACCTTCGCTTCCAGTCCGCAACCGGCCAGCTGGAAACCCACGGTCGCATCCGCGCCGTCCGCCGCGACATCGCCCGTATTTATACGGTGATCCGCGAGCGCGAGCTGGGTATTCGCGCAACTCCGGCCCCGCTGGAAGTTGCCCCGAAGAAGGCTGCTGCTAAGAAGACCAAGAAGACCGAGGCCGCTGAGGCCGAGGTCGTAGACACGAAGGAGGCCTAG
- a CDS encoding aminotransferase class IV: MSSVFFLDVLPASADAAVDYAATVHRDDAGRVDLLDFAVTRGDGVFETLGVVDRRVHARAGHLNRLAHSAALLDLPAPNLAQWAAAIDLAAQTLPAAGSGSIRLTLSRGVPGGGPSGWAVATPVSAQTARDLARARAEGIAVVLLERGISVHSARTAPWLLTGAKTLSYAINMAALREAERRGAEDALFLSNEGYVLEGPTSSLLVRVDGGFLSPPAEEAILEGTTLNDAFAWLRAAGKACEFGHITRDVLGRADGVWLLSSLRLAAPVRSLDNRTVPMDAELTAELNAALERRAS, from the coding sequence ATGAGCTCAGTGTTTTTCCTCGACGTCCTTCCCGCCTCGGCCGATGCGGCGGTGGACTATGCCGCCACGGTGCATCGCGACGATGCCGGGCGCGTGGACCTGCTCGATTTTGCGGTGACCCGCGGCGATGGCGTTTTTGAGACGCTGGGTGTGGTGGACCGCCGCGTGCACGCCCGCGCGGGTCACCTGAACCGGCTCGCGCATTCCGCGGCGCTGTTGGATCTTCCGGCCCCCAATCTTGCGCAGTGGGCCGCGGCGATTGATCTCGCCGCGCAGACCCTGCCTGCCGCGGGCTCGGGCAGTATCCGGCTGACCCTGAGCCGGGGCGTGCCCGGCGGTGGCCCGAGCGGCTGGGCCGTGGCCACCCCGGTCTCCGCGCAGACCGCGCGGGACCTGGCCCGCGCCCGCGCGGAGGGCATCGCGGTGGTGCTGCTGGAGCGCGGGATCTCGGTGCACTCAGCACGCACAGCGCCGTGGCTGTTGACGGGTGCAAAAACGCTGTCCTATGCGATCAACATGGCCGCCCTGCGCGAGGCCGAGCGGCGCGGCGCCGAGGATGCGCTGTTTCTCTCCAATGAGGGCTATGTCCTGGAAGGTCCTACATCCTCGCTCCTGGTGCGGGTGGACGGCGGGTTTCTCTCGCCCCCCGCGGAGGAGGCCATCCTCGAGGGCACCACGCTTAACGACGCCTTCGCCTGGCTGCGAGCCGCCGGGAAGGCGTGCGAATTCGGACATATTACGCGGGATGTTCTGGGGCGTGCCGACGGGGTATGGCTGCTGTCGAGCCTGCGGCTCGCGGCACCCGTGCGCAGCCTAGATAACCGCACCGTGCCGATGGACGCGGAGCTTACGGCGGAATTGAACGCCGCCCTCGAGCGGCGAGCATCATAG
- the rplR gene encoding 50S ribosomal protein L18, translating into MAVKSKSAARNRRHARLRKKVVGTEQRPRLVVTRSARHVFVQVVDDSKGHTVASASTMEADLRSFDGDKTAKSRKIGELVAERAKAAGVEDVVFDRGGNRYAGRVAAIADGAREGGLNL; encoded by the coding sequence ATGGCTGTAAAGTCAAAATCAGCTGCTCGTAACCGCCGTCACGCGCGTCTGCGCAAGAAGGTTGTGGGCACCGAGCAGCGTCCCCGTCTCGTTGTTACCCGTTCGGCACGTCACGTGTTCGTTCAGGTAGTCGATGACAGCAAGGGCCACACCGTAGCCTCTGCCTCCACCATGGAAGCCGACCTGCGTAGCTTCGACGGCGATAAGACCGCGAAGTCCCGCAAGATCGGTGAACTGGTTGCCGAGCGCGCCAAGGCCGCCGGTGTTGAAGATGTTGTATTTGACCGTGGCGGAAACCGCTACGCCGGTCGTGTTGCCGCGATCGCCGATGGAGCTCGTGAGGGTGGGTTGAACCTGTGA
- the rplN gene encoding 50S ribosomal protein L14, with amino-acid sequence MLQQESRLKVADNTGAKELLTIRVLGGSGRRYAGLGDTIVATVKDAIPGGNVKKGDVVKAVIVRTKKETRRPDGSYIKFDENAAVILKTDGEPRGTRIFGPVGRELRDKKFMKIISLAPEVI; translated from the coding sequence GTGCTTCAGCAAGAATCACGGCTCAAGGTAGCGGATAACACCGGCGCCAAGGAGCTTCTCACCATCCGCGTTCTCGGTGGCTCCGGCCGTCGTTACGCCGGACTCGGGGACACCATCGTGGCAACCGTCAAGGACGCTATCCCCGGTGGAAACGTCAAGAAGGGTGACGTCGTTAAGGCCGTCATCGTTCGCACCAAGAAGGAAACCCGTCGTCCCGACGGCTCCTACATCAAGTTCGATGAGAACGCCGCAGTGATCCTGAAGACCGACGGCGAGCCTCGCGGCACCCGTATCTTCGGACCGGTCGGTCGCGAGCTTCGCGATAAGAAGTTCATGAAGATCATCTCGCTGGCACCGGAGGTTATTTAA
- the map gene encoding type I methionyl aminopeptidase — protein MVEPGLATAASLAAVRAAIRPGITTLELDALAEAAIIAAGGESNFKLVPGYRHTVCASVNADVVHGIPNNRPLEPGDIVSIDSGAILGGWNGDSAMTIVLEDFTRPDLVAERRLLADITEGSLWAGIAALASARHLNEVGAAIEDYIVEHGRGHRYGILEDYVGHGIGKSMHEEPPVYNYRVRPRGPEVKPGLVVAIEPMVVRGSIDTIIQDDDWTVTTADGEPAAHWEHSVAVHPGGIWVLTAVDGGAAGLAPFGVTPVPIP, from the coding sequence ATGGTGGAGCCGGGACTGGCTACGGCGGCTTCGCTCGCGGCCGTTCGCGCCGCAATCCGGCCGGGTATCACCACGCTGGAATTGGACGCCCTCGCCGAGGCGGCGATCATCGCCGCCGGCGGGGAGTCCAATTTTAAGCTGGTGCCCGGCTATCGGCATACCGTGTGTGCGTCGGTGAATGCCGATGTGGTGCACGGGATTCCGAATAACCGCCCGCTTGAGCCGGGCGATATCGTTTCGATCGACTCGGGGGCAATCCTCGGGGGATGGAACGGCGATAGCGCGATGACCATCGTGCTGGAGGACTTCACGCGCCCCGATCTGGTGGCCGAGCGCCGCCTCCTCGCGGATATCACCGAGGGCTCGCTCTGGGCCGGGATCGCCGCGCTGGCCTCGGCCCGCCACCTCAACGAGGTGGGCGCGGCCATTGAGGATTATATCGTTGAGCACGGCCGCGGCCACCGCTACGGAATCCTCGAGGACTATGTGGGGCACGGCATCGGCAAGTCGATGCACGAGGAGCCGCCGGTCTATAACTACCGCGTGCGCCCGCGCGGACCCGAGGTTAAGCCCGGGCTTGTGGTGGCCATCGAGCCGATGGTGGTGCGCGGCTCAATCGATACGATCATCCAGGATGACGACTGGACCGTGACCACCGCCGATGGCGAACCCGCGGCCCACTGGGAGCACAGCGTTGCCGTGCATCCCGGCGGCATCTGGGTGCTCACAGCGGTGGATGGCGGCGCCGCGGGCCTCGCGCCCTTTGGCGTGACGCCCGTTCCGATTCCGTAG
- a CDS encoding adenylate kinase: MSRLLIVGPQGSGKGTQGVEIAKLLNIPAVSTGDVFRANIGGETELGLKIKSIVAAGNLVDDALTGEVVRDRLAQADAAEGFLLDGYPRNLVQVADLDAFLTERGEKLDLVVELGVPREESLKRLVTRAAEQGRTDDTEDGIKRRLEIYEEQTTPILDVYRERGIVATVDGVGTIDEVLGRIRAELVSRGLLAA, translated from the coding sequence TTGAGCCGTCTGCTAATCGTTGGCCCCCAGGGTTCCGGCAAGGGAACTCAGGGCGTCGAAATCGCCAAGCTTCTTAACATTCCGGCCGTATCCACCGGTGATGTCTTCCGCGCCAATATCGGCGGAGAAACCGAGCTCGGCCTGAAGATCAAGTCCATCGTCGCCGCGGGTAACCTCGTGGACGATGCTCTGACCGGCGAGGTCGTTCGCGACCGCCTGGCCCAGGCCGATGCCGCCGAGGGTTTCCTGCTGGACGGCTATCCGCGCAACCTCGTGCAGGTTGCCGACCTCGACGCCTTCCTCACGGAGCGCGGCGAGAAGCTGGACCTCGTGGTCGAGCTTGGTGTGCCGCGCGAGGAGAGCCTGAAGCGCCTCGTGACCCGCGCCGCCGAGCAGGGCCGCACCGACGATACCGAGGACGGCATCAAGCGTCGCCTCGAGATCTACGAGGAGCAGACCACCCCGATCCTCGACGTATACCGTGAGCGCGGCATCGTTGCCACCGTGGACGGCGTGGGAACCATCGATGAGGTCCTCGGTCGCATTCGCGCCGAACTCGTCTCTCGTGGGCTTCTCGCGGCCTAG
- the rplO gene encoding 50S ribosomal protein L15, which translates to MAEEKAVADEKKTAAKAPAAKKAPAAAAKAPAAKKPATKAAAAKKTEETTEAARPQVLKVHHLRPAEGAKKAKTRVGRGEGSKGKTAGRGTKGTKARYQVRPGFAGGQLPLHMRAPKLRGFKNPFRVEYQVVNLSTLAELYPKGGDVTVDDLVAKGAVRKNELVKVLGNGEIAVKLNISVDKISGSAQEKVVAAGGSVK; encoded by the coding sequence ATGGCTGAGGAAAAGGCTGTAGCCGACGAGAAGAAGACGGCTGCCAAGGCACCCGCCGCTAAGAAGGCTCCCGCGGCCGCCGCCAAGGCTCCCGCCGCCAAGAAGCCCGCAACCAAGGCTGCCGCAGCCAAGAAGACCGAGGAGACCACGGAGGCCGCGCGCCCCCAGGTCCTCAAGGTTCACCACCTGCGTCCCGCCGAGGGTGCCAAGAAGGCCAAGACCCGCGTGGGTCGTGGTGAGGGTTCCAAGGGTAAGACCGCGGGCCGTGGTACCAAGGGTACGAAGGCTCGCTACCAGGTTCGCCCCGGCTTCGCCGGTGGCCAGCTGCCCCTGCACATGCGTGCTCCGAAGCTGCGCGGGTTCAAGAACCCGTTCCGCGTCGAGTACCAGGTTGTGAACCTCTCGACCCTCGCCGAGCTCTACCCCAAGGGCGGCGACGTAACCGTCGACGACCTCGTGGCCAAGGGTGCCGTTCGCAAGAACGAGCTGGTTAAGGTTCTGGGCAACGGCGAGATCGCCGTCAAGCTGAACATCTCCGTGGACAAGATCTCGGGCTCCGCCCAGGAAAAGGTTGTCGCGGCCGGTGGATCGGTAAAGTAA
- a CDS encoding helix-turn-helix domain-containing protein, producing MSEARRRLLDPQAADNSISDRAYFGAEGAAQLHAMDGMVVGDPEHFDLRTRVARISCYRIQSVRTEPLNMVERRLDPTNPVTIRFTFLREGTMIIRQRGRKQVLRAGDAVIGFDEISADVEYPERVRFVSVTVDSMIPFPGGLPEDRTMRYIPRDEMFNGAAASFFEALLRPVAFPLAPVDELRVSRAIAKVINEVLVATTPNRESAAARRVEERTVVRGYIAAHFTRPDLSVAAIAEHYGMSARSLQRLYSDHGENVSNVIRQRRLEHAVSMLLDARFDGLSIDDISVRSGFAGANQLRRVMGQVMEQTPTQLRARRAE from the coding sequence ATGAGTGAGGCACGCCGCAGGCTGCTCGACCCGCAGGCGGCCGATAACTCGATCTCCGACCGCGCCTATTTTGGTGCCGAGGGTGCCGCCCAGCTACACGCGATGGACGGCATGGTGGTGGGCGATCCGGAACACTTCGACCTGCGCACCCGGGTGGCCCGCATCAGTTGTTACCGGATTCAGAGTGTGCGCACCGAGCCGTTGAATATGGTGGAGCGCCGGCTGGACCCCACCAACCCGGTGACGATCCGCTTTACGTTCCTGCGCGAGGGCACCATGATCATCCGCCAGCGCGGGCGCAAGCAGGTCCTGCGCGCGGGCGATGCGGTGATCGGCTTTGACGAGATTTCGGCGGACGTGGAATACCCCGAGCGGGTGCGCTTTGTCTCCGTGACCGTGGACTCGATGATTCCCTTTCCCGGCGGGCTGCCAGAGGATCGCACGATGCGGTATATCCCGCGCGATGAGATGTTTAACGGCGCCGCCGCCTCCTTCTTTGAGGCCCTGCTGCGGCCCGTGGCATTTCCGCTCGCGCCCGTGGACGAGCTGCGGGTATCGCGCGCAATCGCAAAGGTCATCAACGAGGTGCTGGTGGCCACCACCCCCAACCGCGAGTCCGCCGCGGCCCGCCGCGTGGAGGAGCGCACGGTGGTGCGGGGGTATATCGCCGCGCATTTCACCCGCCCCGATCTGAGCGTGGCCGCGATTGCCGAGCACTATGGAATGTCCGCGCGCTCCCTGCAACGGCTGTACTCCGATCACGGCGAGAACGTCTCCAATGTGATCCGCCAGCGCCGCCTGGAACACGCGGTCTCGATGCTCCTGGACGCGCGCTTTGACGGCCTCTCGATCGACGATATTTCGGTGCGTTCGGGATTTGCCGGGGCGAATCAGCTGCGCCGCGTCATGGGCCAGGTCATGGAACAGACCCCGACCCAGCTGCGCGCCCGCCGCGCCGAATGA